In Armatimonadota bacterium, a single window of DNA contains:
- the mnmA gene encoding tRNA 2-thiouridine(34) synthase MnmA, whose protein sequence is MGRWVVAMSGGVDSSVAAALLAAQGHEVVGVTLNLWPAWLPEPDDAFRACCGVAAVEDARAVARRLGIRHYVLNMREEFEREVIARFADEYARGRTPNPCIACNQAIKFSLLLARAEALGMDGVATGHYARVDRDPSTGRYVLRRGRDPRKDQSYVLYGLTQAQLARVRFPLGEMTKEQTRSLARQFGLPVADKPDSQEICFVPRGSYAEVVGRLRPQALHPGPIVDTSGRVVGQHRGIGRYTVGQRRGLGVAGGPARYVVAIDASRNAVVVGGPDDLQADGLVASDVNWVAVEGLDAPRRVEVRVRHGGQDITAEAVPGPEAGQVTVRFSRPQRAPSPGQAAVFYDGDIVLGGGTIDTVHLRAALPV, encoded by the coding sequence ATGGGTCGGTGGGTCGTCGCCATGAGCGGCGGCGTGGACAGTTCGGTGGCGGCCGCGCTGCTGGCGGCCCAGGGCCACGAGGTGGTGGGGGTGACCCTGAACCTGTGGCCCGCGTGGCTGCCCGAGCCCGACGACGCCTTTCGGGCCTGCTGCGGGGTCGCGGCCGTGGAGGACGCCCGGGCGGTCGCCCGCCGCCTGGGCATCCGCCACTATGTCCTCAACATGCGCGAGGAGTTCGAGAGGGAGGTCATCGCCCGCTTCGCCGACGAGTACGCCCGCGGCCGCACCCCCAACCCCTGCATCGCCTGCAACCAGGCCATCAAGTTCTCCCTGCTGCTGGCCCGGGCCGAGGCCCTGGGGATGGACGGTGTCGCCACCGGCCACTACGCCCGGGTGGATCGCGACCCGTCCACCGGCCGCTACGTGCTCCGGCGGGGGCGCGACCCCCGCAAGGATCAGTCCTACGTGCTGTACGGCCTCACCCAGGCCCAGCTGGCCCGGGTGCGCTTCCCCCTGGGAGAGATGACCAAGGAGCAGACCCGGTCCCTGGCCCGGCAGTTCGGCCTGCCCGTCGCCGACAAGCCCGACAGCCAGGAGATCTGCTTCGTCCCCCGGGGGTCGTACGCCGAGGTGGTGGGGAGGCTGCGGCCCCAGGCGCTGCACCCCGGACCGATCGTGGATACGTCCGGGCGCGTGGTGGGCCAGCACCGGGGCATCGGGCGGTACACGGTGGGCCAGCGGCGAGGCCTGGGCGTCGCCGGGGGGCCGGCGCGCTACGTGGTCGCCATCGACGCCTCGCGCAACGCCGTGGTGGTGGGAGGGCCCGACGACCTCCAGGCGGACGGGCTGGTGGCCTCCGACGTCAACTGGGTGGCGGTGGAGGGCCTGGATGCTCCGCGGCGCGTGGAAGTCCGGGTGCGCCACGGCGGCCAGGACATCACTGCGGAGGCCGTCCCCGGCCCTGAGGCGGGGCAGGTGACCGTGCGCTTCAGCCGGCCGCAGCGCGCCCCCTCGCCCGGTCAGGCGGCGGTCTTCTACGACGGGGACATCGTCCTGGGCGGGGGCACCATCGACACCGTGCACCTCCGCGCCGCCCTGCCTGTCTAG